Proteins encoded together in one Ptiloglossa arizonensis isolate GNS036 chromosome 9, iyPtiAriz1_principal, whole genome shotgun sequence window:
- the Dnapol-eta gene encoding DNA polymerase eta, whose product MSLNNDRIVILIDMDCFFCQVETKHQPDYAGKPLAVVQYNQWQLGGIIAVNYEAREYGVTRHMRGEEAKEKCPDLILASVPCLRGKSDTSRYRRAGCEIIDVLKKHCNIIERASVDEAYLDITDIIDKRILTNSISPEYLMTQLSNTFVVGYSEVEKNNEEERSNGTKTWITDIFEELEDKQAQKFAIAGVIVQEIRNDIFEKTGFKCSAGIAQNKILAKLACGLHKPNRQTILPVAAVSTFYSTLPIKKIRNLGGKFGDVVVKSLNCNVVDDLLQYSLQYLQKRFDNKTGLWLYNIARGIDNEPVTTRLVSKSIGACKKFPGKSAIVSLNVLKHWVGELSAEVCERLEQDLEENERRATLLTINYHYYQNKTTISQSRSCTLNSYRPDKMATSCVEIISKSTQCPIAYLGISAGKFIQAKGSENFINFFKSNKLEHHQKTSVQLRNAEMEYTELTSNTVETITNNLKINKNTGMISNDNKIKNTSNSEVKDGTQNSKINLQLSEQISSIKTDWSPTSRRLNNLIMSLNERNKKRTFCEMKSDNSNLNKSLDQNQFKESFFMNILNLKENKSEGVHIHKTVLTEFNKNENVDTECEYLNEDNTRIDQTKNDYNTLTEELHINNKSSDLKTRNNIISDRQMNSDELNSDKAQCSYKESVQTSNLIIKENNIAINFQSTIKLEEIFPNLNDIDLNVLALLPSDLKEEAKLYIKTQNKRNNTRETLTKKSKVKSKSKTNILKGKKNNGIYNFLVKRDSLNVIDVPSTYCLQCHKMILVSKYDEHCDFHVAENLQKELNNQMLETVNVKRKVNECDIDTNSIKRRSNEDILICEKNYKSTTSSFS is encoded by the exons ATGAGTTTAAATAATGATAGAATTGTCATTTTAATAGACATGGATTGTTTCTTTTGTCAAGTTGAGACAAAACATCAACCAGACTATGCAGGAAAACCACTTGCTGTTGTGCAATACAATCAGTGGCAGTTAGGAgg AATAATTGCTGTTAATTATGAAGCAAGAGAATATGGTGTTACACGACATATGAGAGGAGAAGAGGCTAAAGAAAAATGTCCAGATCTGATTTTAGCTAGTGTACCATGCCTTCGTGGAAAATCAGATACCTCCAG ATATAGACGTGCTGGTTGTGAAATTATCGATGTTCTAAAAAAACATTGCAATATAATAGAACGAGCTAGTGTGGATGAAGCATATTTAGACATTACTGATATTATTGATAAAAGAATATTGACAAACTCTATTTCTCCAGAGTATTTAATGACACAGCTTTCAAATACATTTGTAGTAGGATACTCAGAAgttgaaaaaaataatgaag AAGAAAGAAGTAATGGTACAAAAACTTGGATAACAGACATTTTTGAAGAATTAGAAGATAAACAAGctcaaaaatttgcaattgctGGTGTAATAGTTCAAGAAATAAGAAATGATATATTTGAAAAGACAGGATTTAAATGCTCTGCTGGTATTGCACAAAATaag ATATTAGCTAAATTAGCATGTGGATTACATAAACCAAATCGACAAACAATATTACCTGTGGCTGCAGTATCAACGTTTTATTCAACATTACCAATTAAAAAAATTAGGAATCTTGGTGGAAAATTTGGAGATGTTGTTGTGAAATCTCTTAATTGTAATGTTGTGGATGACTTATTACAATATTCAttgcaatatttacaaaaacgtTTTGATAACAAAACAGG aTTGTGGTTATATAATATCGCTCGTGGTATAGATAATGAACCTGTTACTACGCGACTTGTATCAAAATCGATTGGAGCGTGTAAAAAATTTCCAGGAAAATCAGCTATTGTTTCACTGAATGTG TTGAAACATTGGGTTGGTGAATTGTCAGCAGAAGTTTGCGAACGCCTTGAACAAGATCTTGAGGAAAATGAACGACGTGCAACATTACTTACaataaattatcattattatcaaaacaaaactaccatatctcaatCACGTTCGTGTACTTTAAATTCATACAGACCAGATAAAATGGCAACCTCTTGTGTGGAAATTATATCTAAATCAACACAGTGTCCAATTGCGTATTTAGGCATATCAGCTGGTAAATTCATACAGGCTAAAGGTAGCGAAAACTTTATAAACTTCTTCAAATCAAACAAATTAGAACATCATCAGAAAACAAGTGTACAACTAAGAAATGCAGAAATGGAATATACAGAATTAACAAGTAATACTGTTGAaacaattacaaataatttgaagataaataaaaatactggTATGATTTCtaatgataataaaattaagaacACATCGAATAGTGAAGTAAAAGATGGTACACAAAACTCTAAAATTAACTTGCAATTAAGTGAACAAATTTCCAGTATAAAGACAGATTGGTCGCCTACTTCTAgaagattaaataatttaattatgtcATTGAATGAACGAAACAAGAAAAGAACATTTTGTGAAATGAAATCTGATAATTCTAATTTAAATAAGTCCttagatcaaaatcaatttaagGAATCATTTTTTATGAATATcttgaatttaaaagaaaataagtcAGAAGGTGTACACATACATAAGACTGTATTAACTGAattcaataaaaatgaaaatgttgaTACTGAATGCGAATATTTAAATGAAGATAATACACGAATAGATCAAACTAAAAATGATTACAATACATTAACAGAGGAAttacatataaataataaaagtagtGATCTTAAAACACGTAACAATATAATTTCTGATAGACAAATGAACTCTGACGAATTAAACTCTGATAAGGCACAATGTAGTTATAAAGAATCTGTACAAActtcaaatttaataataaaggaaaataacatagcaattaattttcaaagtactATAAAACTAGAGGAAATATTTCCTAATTTAAATGATATTGATTTAAACGTACTTGCATTGTTACCTTCGGATTTAAAGGAAGAAGCAAAACTATATATAAAAacacaaaataaaagaaataatacaAGGGAAACCTTAACAAAGaaatcgaaagtaaaaagtaaatCCAAAACTAACATCTTGAAAGGAAAGAAGAATAATGGCatttataactttttagtcAAAAGAGATTCGCTTAATGTTATTGATGTTCCATCTACATACTGTCTACAATGTCATAAAATGATACTCGTATCAAAATATGATGAACATTGCGATTTTCATGTGGctgaaaatttgcaaaaagaattaaataatcaAATGTTAGAAACTGTAAATGTAAAGAGAAAAGTCAATGAATGCGACATAGATACGAATTCCATAAAACGTCGTTCGAACGAAGATATTTTAATATGTGAAAAAAACTATAAATCTACAACATCATCTTTTTCATAA
- the Nc2alpha gene encoding negative cofactor 2 alpha, which translates to MPSKKKKYNARFPAGRIKKIMQTDEEVGKVAQAVPIIISRTLELFVHSLLTKTMQITSAKNAKTLSPSHMKQCILSENRFDFLKDLVKSLPDISGPDDEAPTPPLTPAPINSIVSNTSICTPTLRHSEVGLQKQQMGLTTEVNVEHKNSKDNGGTGIYNSGAVNETVKSTSISQVPEFQISVPTSFQISQPNFYTEVNPMNLSTNTSGVNTSNQPTSNFAHTANLDEDYDT; encoded by the exons ATgccaagtaaaaagaaaaaatataatgcACGTTTTCCAGCT GGTCGAATCAAGAAAATTATGCAGACTGATGAAGAAGTTGGAAAAGTTGCACAAGCAGTGCCAATTATTATCT CTAGAACATTAGAGCTGTTTGTGCATTCATTACTTACAAAGACTATGCAAATTACAAGTGCCAAAAATGCCAAAACTTTGAGTCCATCTCATAT GAAACAATGTATTTTATCAGAAAATCGTTTTGATTTTCTGAAAGATCTAGTGAAGTCTTTACCAGATATTTCAGGACCTGATGACGAAGCGCCTACACCACCATTAACACCTGCTCCAATAAATTCAATAGTATCGAATACATCCATTTGTACACCCACATTGCGACATTCTGAAGTAGG ACTACAGAAGCAGCAAATGGGATTAACTACTGAAGTAAATGTAGaacataaaaattcaaaagacaATGGGGGAACAGGAATATATAATTCAGGTGCCGTTAATGAAACAGTTAAAAGTACATCTATCTCTCAAGTTCCAGAATTTCAGATATCTGTGCCTACATCATTTCAAATTAGTCAACCAAACTTTTATACAGAAGTTAATCCTATGAATTTAAGTACAAACACATCTGGTGTAAATACGAGTAATCAGCCAACATCAAACTTTGCTCATACTGCCAATCTTGACGAAGATTATGATACATAG
- the Dbp45a gene encoding putative ATP-dependent RNA helicase Dbp45A, with the protein MTFTKLNLSSWIINQCNSMGLKNPTPIQQTCIPKILAGNNCIGCAKTGSGKTLAFALPILQKLSEDPYGIFALILTPTRELAFQIADQFLAIGKSIGLKKCVIVGGMDMVIQGLELSKHPHIVVATPGRLADHLESCDTFSLKRIKFLVLDEADRLLGGHFDDQLKTIFSALPQEKQVLLFSATMTDTLDKVKHITSNKVFIWESKDDSGIATVKELDQYYVLCPSDVRDSFLVEVVRSFRKTNKDGSIMIFTDTCKHCQLLSMTLNDIGFKNVALHAMIKQKDRLTALSQFKSNHIKILIATDVAARGLDIPTVELVINHIVPNVPKEYIHRVGRTARAGKGGMAITLITPYDIKLLHAIEDTIGTKLTEYKVNDKEIVTIITQISVAKREAEMRLDEADFYEKKMINKRKKLILEGKDSDEIEEILAKSMCGKSKKRKRKFVENAHNADKCD; encoded by the exons ATGACATTTACCAAATTAAACTTAAGTTCATGGATTATTAATCAGTGTAATTCTATGG GTTTGAAAAACCCTACACCAATTCAACAAACTTGTATTCCCAAAATTTTAGCGGGTAATAATTGTATTGGTTGTGCAAAAACTGGCAGTGGTAAAACACTTGCCTTTGCGCTTCctatattacaaaaattatcaGAAGATCCTTATGGCATATTTGCTCTTATTTTAACTCCTACTAGAGAACTTGCTTTTCAA ATTGCGGATCAGTTCTTGGCAATAGGAAAATCTATTGGTCTAAAAAAGTGTGTAATTGTTGGTGGAATGGATATGGTTATACAAGGCTTAGAGTTATCAAAGCACCCACACATAGTTGTTGCAACCCCAGGACGTTTGGCCGATCATTTAGAAAGTTGTGATACCTTTTCTTTAAAGCGAATTAAATTCTTAGTTTTAGATGAAGCCGATAGACTTCTAGGAGGTCATTTTGATGACCAGTTGAAAACTATATTTAGTGCATTACCTCAGGAAAAACAAGTTCTTCTTTTTAGTGCAACAATGACAGACACTCTTGATAAAGTGAAACATATTACATCCAATAAG GTTTTCATATGGGAATCTAAGGATGATTCTGGCATAGCTACAGTAAAAGAACTTGATCAATACTATGTGCTTTGCCCAAGCGATGTTCGTGATTCTTTCTTAGTAGAAGTAGTTAGAAGTTTTCGAAAAACCAATAAGGATGGATCAATAATGATATTTACAGATACTTGCAA gCATTGTCAATTGTTGTCCATGACATTAAATGACATTGGTTTTAAAAATGTTGCTCTTCATGCAATGATAAAACAAAAAGATCGTCTTACAGCACTGAGTCAGTTTAAATCAAATCATATAAAGATTTTGATAGCTACAGATGTTGCAGCAAGAGGTTTAGATATTCCTACAGTCGAATTAGTTATAAATCATATTGTACCAAATGTACCAAAAGAATATATTCATAGAGTTGGTAGAACAGCTAGAGCAGGCAAAGGAGGTATGGCAATTACTTTGATAACACCATATGACATCAAATTATTACATGCCATTGAGGATACAATTGGGACAAAACTGACAGAATATAAAGTtaatg ATAAGGAAATAGTAACAATCATAACACAAATATCTGTTGCTAAACGAGAAGCTGAAATGAGGTTGGATGAAGCAGActtttatgaaaagaaaatgaTCAATAAACGTAAAAAACTCATTCTTGAAGGAAAAGATTCAGATGAAATTGAAGAAATATTAGCAAAAAGTATGTGTGGTAaatcaaagaaaagaaaaaggaaatttgTTGAAAATGCACATAATGCAGATAAGTGTGATTAG
- the L(2)k09913 gene encoding transmembrane protein 53-like lethal (2) k09913: MIVGRILSFTLTRTQLVSYAQPQLLNQRQNLTLFLLACKLSSHHVTKNIEHISQDNQIRTADGRIRNFKNAEERPLLIILSWLLANRKHITKFMNLYTEQGFDVALISMTPWQLLWPMTGSRVIAADLLEFLIKHENYQQILLHGFSVGGYMWGEVLDLIKSDYQKYGNVINRIVGQVWDSLADVTELSIGTPRAVFPKNEILRNILQKYLEYHMKTFYKQSTYYYMQSSELFHRNLVHSPALFFVSKTDPVGTLTNNMRVRKQWDSLGVKTYVKIFENSPHVGHFQKHPKEYTAELYAFLNKLQLIQNEEKMKARL, translated from the exons ATGATTGTTGGGAGAATTTTATCATTTACTCTCACAAGAACACAATTGGTTTCCTATGCTCAACCTCAATTACTAAACCAGAGACAAAACTTG ACTCTGTTTTTATTGGCATGTAAACTATCCAGTCATCATGTGACAAAGAATATCGAACACATTTCACAAGATAATCAAATCAGAACTGCTGATGGTCgaataagaaattttaaaaacgCAGAAGAACGACCTTTATTAATTATACTCAGTTGGCTCTTAGCAAACCGTAaacatattacaaaatttatgaaTCTTTATACTGAGCAGGGTTTTGATGTTGCATTAATTTCAATGACTCCTtggcaactactatggcccatgaCAGGATCAAGA gtAATTGCTGCAGACCtattagaatttttaataaaacatgAAAATTATCAGCAAATACTATTACACGGGTTTTCAGTGGGTGGATATATGTGGGGAGAAGTATTAGATTTAATTAAAAGTGATTATCAAAAATATGGTAATGTGATAAATAGAATTGTTGGTCAAGTCTGGGATAGTCTGGCTGATGTGACAGAATTATCAATAGGTACTCCACGTGCTGTATTTCCAAAAAATGAGATATTacgaaatatattacaaaaatatcTAGA atATCACATGAAAACATTTTACAAACAATCTACTTATTATTATATGCAATCCAGTGAATTATTTCATAGAAATTTAGTACATAGTCCAGCATTGTTTTTTGTAAGCAAAACGGACCCTGTTGGTACATTAACTAATAATATGAGAGTACGCAAGCAATGGGATTCTTTGGGTGTAaag ACTTATGTCAAAATATTTGAGAACTCTCCACATGTTGGACACTTTCAGAAACATCCAAAAGAATATACTGCAGAACTTTAtgcatttttaaacaaattacagTTAAttcaaaatgaagaaaaaatgaaagcaCGTCTTTAA